One window from the genome of Lacerta agilis isolate rLacAgi1 chromosome 18, rLacAgi1.pri, whole genome shotgun sequence encodes:
- the MRPL34 gene encoding 39S ribosomal protein L34, mitochondrial — MVSLAGGRSLLLMQRISAAVLYRRGISSLFSIPPSPEPAAACRSFPQPVTPWGCQQIRTKARGNEYQPSNLKRKHKHGWIKRIRTRSGIEVILRRMLKGRKSLTH, encoded by the exons ATGGTCAGCTTGGCAGGAGGCAG ATCTCTCCTCCTCATGCAGAGGATTTCGGCCGCTGTGCTTTACCGGCGTGGGATCAGTTCCCTTTTCTCCATACCCCCGTCTCCAGAGCCAGCAGCTGCCTGCCGGAGTTTCCCTCAGCCGGTGACGCCATGGGGATGCCAGCAGATCCGGACGAAAGCCCGCGGCAATGAGTACCAACCCTCAAACCTCAAGAGGAAACACAAGCACGGCTGGATAAAGCGTATCCGCACCCGCAGTGGCATAGAGGTGATCCTCCGACGGATGTTGAAAGGCAGGAAGTCTCTGACCCATTAA